In Astyanax mexicanus isolate ESR-SI-001 chromosome 17, AstMex3_surface, whole genome shotgun sequence, a single window of DNA contains:
- the slc3a2b gene encoding solute carrier family 3 member 2b: MTQDAEVDMKDVELNEVDPEKQPMTGGETGNGDASSPVTEKNGSVKVKIPEEKEAKFTGLSKEELLRVAGTPGWIKVRWALLISFWLGWIGMLAGAIVIIVQAPRCKPLPEMNWWDEGPLYQIGDIMSFTGESNIASLAKKLDYANKLKVKGLVIGPIHASSPDKPEDLNLEEISSTAGNMEQLSKLLDDAHKKSMSVVLDLTPNYSGSNLWFNSNSTHVADKVTSATNYWLSKGVDGILLHGVDRIDTLDSFWTGMRETVKNHTQEEKKKVLIGVTESTSVDDVKRLMNKTGVNLLLSRVLKPEPGLETVQAVEQLYSVQGNNLIWNIGDRVRGHLASIVKAAHVKLSQLMLLTLPGTAVFNYGDEIGLEDDETVYPQMVWFNTLNDTEKEEKEQRSALHSFFKSVSEFKGKERSLLHGEYVPLSNSSSSMAYMRRWDQSERYIVALNWHPSEPVTLQLSHSELPDKATVVISTDAEKLAPDTTVDLAQLKVEPQMAVMLKFPYIA, encoded by the exons ATGACCCAAGACGCTGAAGTGGACATGAAGGATGTGGAGCTTAACGAGGTGGATCCAGAGAAGCAGCCCATGACAGGAGGAGAAACTGGAAATGGCGACGCCAGCTCCCCTGTCACGGAGAAAAATGGCAGTGTGAAGGTGAAAATTCCTGAAGAGAAAGAAGCCAAGTTTACTGGCCTGTCCAAAGAAGAGCTTCTGAGAGTTGCTGGAACTCCAGG gTGGATTAAGGTCAGATGGGCACTCCTCATTTCGTTCTGGCTCGGCTGGATTGGGATGCTGGCCGGTGCCATCGTCATCATTGTTCAGGCGCCCCGATGCAAACCCCTGCCTGAGATGAACTGGTGGGATGAGGGTCCCCTGTACCAGATTGGAGATATTATGTCATTCACTGGTGAATCTAACATTGCAA GTTTGGCGAAGAAACTTGATTATGCTAACAAACTGAAGGTGAAGGGTCTGGTTATAGGCCCTATCCACGCCTCAAGTCCAGATAAGCCTGAAGACCTGAATTTGGAGGAGATCAGCTCTACTGCTGGAAACATGGAGCAGCTGTCTAAGCTTCTCGATGATGCGCACAAGAAAA GTATGTCTGTGGTCTTGGACCTGACCCCTAACTATAGCGGATCAAACCTTTGGTTCAATAGTAATTCTACTCATGTCGCAGATAAAGTCACG TCTGCCACTAATTATTGGCTGAGTAAAGGCGTGGATGGAATTCTCCTTCATGGCGTTGATCGTATTGACACTTTGGACTCCTTTTGGACTGGCATGAGAGAAACTGTCAAAAATCACACGCAGGAAGAGAAGAAAAA ggttctAATAGGAGTTACCGAGTCAACATCTGTTGATGATGTAAAGCGACTCATGAACAAGACTGGTGTGAATTTGCTCCTTTCACGGGTCCTAAAACCTGAGCCTGGACTGGAGACTGTGCAGGCTGTGGAGCAATTATACTCTGTGCAAGGAAACAATCTGATCTGGAACATTGGTGATCGTGTCAGGGGTCACTTGGCTTCCATAGTCAAGGCGGCACATGTGAAGCTGAGCCAGCTGATGCTGCTCACCCTGCCTGGTACAGCTGTTTTTAACTATGGAGATGAAATCGGACTGGAAGATGATGAG ACTGTGTACCCGCAGATGGTGTGGTTTAATACCTTGAATGACACTGAAAAG GAAGAGAAAGAACAGCGAAGTGCTCTCCATTCCTTCTTCAAGTCCGTGAGTGAGTTTAAGGGGAAGGAACGGTCACTCCTGCATGGAGAATATGTGCCTCTAAGCAACTCCAGTAGTTCTATGGCCTACATGCGCAGGTGGGATCAGAGTGAGCGCTACATAGTTGCTTTGAACTGGCACCCTAGTGAGCCGGTCACTCTACAGCTGTCTCACAGTGAGCTTCCTGACAAAGCCACTGTAGTCATCAGCACTGATGCAGAAAAGCTGGCCCCTGACACCACTGTTGACCTGGCACAGCTGAAAGTGGAGCCACAAATGGCTGTTATGCTTAAATTCCCTTACATAGCATAA